The genome window TTCCTGAATACAGGAACTTCTCTCTTTCTGTGTGAAAATAACTGATTAATACTGTCAATCACAATTTCCCTGTTATCATAATGCCGTAATTTCCAGACAATTCAGACTCAAAAATCGAGAAAGATCGATCAATGGGTGGTCGAGGTATTGGACCGAGGGGGCCCCAGCCCCTGTACACACCAGGGAGCGGTCCCTTGAAAAAAACAGGGCATCAGTGTGACGATTATCCGAACGATACTCCAATATATCGCCACGATAGACCAAAAGCCAGCTCCGTCCAGGATCGATTGAAGGTCTCACAATACAACAACACAAACAATAGTCAAAAGTCTCAGGACAATCTTGCTGACAAGAGGAGTGATGTCCACATAAACTACAGACAGAATAGTGACCAGGGAAAAGGGAATCATTATGGGGATCCGAGGAGAAGAAACAAGAAACCAGAACAGCAGTTGTACGTACCCAAGAAAGTGCAAGAGGCATTGGCTGAGCGAGTTGTAGCTAATAGGTGAACTTAAGCTGTTTTATCCAACTGCTTCCTTATATTTTTCGTCCATTAGTAGCTCATCATATCAGGGTTTAAgtgcattcaattttttctcacagTTGGTACAGATCGCATTAAATACTCAATCGTTTTTACTCATCAAACGTGTCAATTAAAGTGGGGgcgaatattttaaattgaattttgaaaataataaaaaaccggaaaaatattgaatatgaaTAGTTCGTTCGACAACTGATGAACgtaatttttcgatttcagATCGCCACTTCCGCAAACCTGGGATCGTTCCCGTGAACGCGACGACTGGGATACCCAGTCCTCTCGCTCCCACCGTCCGGTCCGTCAAAATCGCCCTCCGGATCCCTCTCGTTCCTCCGATCGTCCCCAAAAGCGTTTTCCACCCCGCAGCAACCGCAAAACCAGTGAAACCGATGACTCCTGGCGTCCCGAGTCCCCCCGCTCCTATCAAAACCACCATCGAAATGTCCGTCAAGGCTCGGAGCCCCCCACGTCCCCTCAACTCTCCCAGAACTACCAGAATCATCATGAGCCACCGAGAATTCGGGACACAAGAAGTGTTGAGCCATCGTACGAAAAATTTCCACGTAAGCCACCTCTAGGTCACAAACACTTGTCCAAAGTCTTCTCAAAATTGGAATCCCTTCCACCTCGGCTTCAACGTAAACATCTCGCCGAGAATGGCATTGACCTTCCACCCCCCAATCCTGAAGAAACATGGGATCCtgcaaaatcgattttttacgCTCAAATTCATCATCAGACTTATTATCCATCTAACCCATCGACCGCTCCTCCACCCCCGCAGCAGTGGTCGAATACCGTTCCAGTCCGTTCACGAGGTCGCGGTCGGCTGCGTCAGGATAACCTCGAGCCTGCCAATCCTCGACCAAGCACACCAGATCAGTACTCAGCCCCTAGTTCGCGATCCCACACACCTAGCCAAGAACTAATGACGCGGTCGTACGAGCGCCGTGGCAGTAATAGCACGATGTACACCAGCATGGAATCCCTCTCACGAATGGACGTGGGTCCCTCCTCCTACAATAGCGATAATTACACAAGAAGAGCACCATCACCGAAACCCAATGACACTTCAGAACATCAAAATTTGGCGAGAGAAAATCAGAATTCATCGACCAGCAGGGGTGAGGTGTTCAGTTCGTTTTCGGACAGGCCCTCGGAGACTCTCGATTGGTCCGAGGAAGTTGAGCTGTCAGAGAGAGCTGAGAATGAACGTTTGAGTCGTAGCTCCTCAATATCTAGCTTCAGGGAAAATGCCAGTATCTCCGGTCATAGTTGCAACGCCCCCGTCAATAGAAATCGCTcgcagaagaagaaaaaacgcGAACGGAGGCGAAGCCGAGGGGACAGGAGCAACAGCAGGGACAAGACACGGGAGAACAGTCATGAGAGAACGAAGAATCAGCAAAATCGGGAGAATGATAACTACAATAATAATCAGAATAACGGGGCTCGAAGGTATGAGAGAAGAGCTGGCAATCGAAATATCATGAATCGCAGTCGAGAGAACAGTAAAGATCGGGGATTTAGTagaatgagaaatgaaaatactgaGGAAAATTGGCGAACGGGGAAGAGAATATCCGTATGCGAATCGGATGATGGAAAACGCCCACCACTGAATACAAATATTAATGCAGTAACTGGGAATCCCCCGGGGAGAATTGATGGACAGACACCGGGGGTTTTGGTACTTCCGGAACAAACGGTGGTATCACCACCTGTATCGAACAAGCTCGACAACAGGGGGCAAGGCTCGGCGAACAGAAAAACTTTGTTCGATCCTAATAATCCGAACAAACCTATTGAAATTGTTCCCTCACCAGGATCGCGAGCCTCTGTGGGAGAGGCTCCCGGACAATTGCCTGGGGGTCAACAGGGATCAGGGCCCTATGTACCCTCCCACTTTCAACAGAGTCTCCAGGTAGATGGGGTTTCACCGACGTATATTGCGGATCAGCTGGTAAATTCCGTGCCTTCTTGGTATGATCCTTGCTCGGAGAGTCTCAGATCAGCGAAAAATCCATGTTTATTGATGGGAATTGAAACGATGGACCGAGAGCTCTATCGACTACTGAGCTCGGGAAGATTGGCTACCAATTGGGATCGCGTTGCATTTCTCAGGCACTCGCTGCAGCAGAGTCTTCAAAATCTTTTGGAAACTGATATGAAGTTCTGTCAGAGTGAGAATGTAGAACAGcatttttggaaaatcttGTTTTACAATATCATTGAGATGCTGAGGAAGATCGTGGTGAAGGAGGGACCAGCGGGGAGGGAGTTGTGCAAGAGAATTATGCTGAAGATTATTGATGATGGAACGGTTTACTTTGAAAATTTGTTGGTGGTTCTGGAGACAACTTATAAGTTTAAGCTGGAGGTTTTTCTGTCGTCTTCGGAAACATCGAAGGGGTTGGGATTTGTGGGGCTGGCGCTGATCAGTGCTCagaagatatttttattcctggGGGATTTGGCGAGGTATAAGGAGCAGGCTAATGAAACTACCAATTATGGAAAGTCTAGACGGTGGTATCTCAAGGCACAGCAGATCAATCCGAAGAATGGGAGGCCGTATAATCAACTAGCGCTGCTCGCGCATTATGCGGtgagtagaatttttttccaaattctccCTTCATTATTGAACTCGTTCAGGCTGGAAACTAATTATGTTacgtttattcatttatttttcagagaAGGAAATTAGATGCCGTTTACTACTACATGCGTTCGTTAATGGCATCAAATCCTCTCCACTCAGCTCGTGAAAGTCTTATTGCATTGTTCGATGAAAATAGGAAGAAGGTAAGTTTCGCAAAAACTTaatgtttattaatttaagACAATTGtttcttcataaaaataattaaattttaaatcaattattatcaaataataatattaatttatgaattttctaatgctGCCAGTATCTCCATTATGTAAGTAATTcagcaaaaaattatcgcctGAATGTTAGATtgtcaataattcattcatttcatgAGCCGAAGATGTAGAGAAATGCAGGCTATCgcattaattttcatgttgatATTAATTCATCTCATTCGAGATATGATAAAGAATTTCCTTGAATTAGTTAATTGATGATTGTGATCTTACGTTAATCCAGTACGAGTCTACCGAACGTAAACGTAAGGAAGAGCGTGAGTGGAAGGAACGTGCTCGCATGAAGGAGAAAGAGGGTGCAAATAATTTGAGTGGTGGACTGAGACGTGAGACTTGGATTCATCCGGGTGGTAGACGAATGAGAAGGACAACATCAGCAGCTAGTGCTGCCGAGGCCAAATTGGCTCAGAGTGATCTCGAGGAATTGGCGCAGTTGAGCAGTGTTGAGGTAATTGGTTTCGTCTTTATgggggaaattatttcaatgtttcGCGGGTGATctgggggaaggggggagtTTAAACGGAAggggatttttattgtttaaaagaGAATCACACGTATTCTAcatcaataaatatattcaattaatgaacttggatattcaacaataaaaatattgtaattacattcgattctatttttgtctcaataatatattgatcttgatttttcttttcaggTTAATAAGCGGTTCGTGACGTCGTACCTTCACGTCCATGGGAAGCTGATCACAAAAATCGGGTGAGTGttacttttgtttttttttaaagagaaaaaacgaaatactcgtttgttttttcttttttccctcTTAACTCTTCGTCGGCGATAATTATTGCGTAGGCAGGTGCAAATAGGTATAGGTTTTAAGGGTAAAGTAGACGCGAAAAGTCTTGTGAATTTAATAGTTATTCCGGGAAATTCTCAAGGCGAAAGGGGGGAACAGTCTCGCCACAGGGAaaacaaggagagaaaggaaaggcatcgaaaaaaatggccaacaATACTTTTATGGTTCACAGGTGTTGAGTGTCGGTtgtaaatttgaagaaatggTGAGAATTTCCATTTCTTTTCTAGTCGTTAGACAATGTTCAGATGACGTCTACGTCATCGTAGAGTCTAATGAATGAATACGTGTACGCGTGCCAGTAGTAATGGCTTCGGACTTACGAGTGAACGACCGTACCTTCATTCACTCGTGAGATTGTAGATTTTGCTTAATATGTTCCTggagactgaaaaaaaatgtaacagttttgaaattattttgaataattaaacgtCGTGGGGTAGGTGTCTTATAGATGGGCTATAAGTAATTTAATTGTCGGAGCTGGGCATTAATATCAGAGCATCTTAAAGTTCGCAATGTTCGCCCAAGTGGCGTCGGAAACTTCCCAACACCAGTGAATAATTACTCTGGGAGACTCAAAGGCTGTCTTTGATGGGAAATCAATTCAAACTTTTTCAGTGGCTAGTTGGGACTATCGTGGGATCGGGAATAGAACATACGCGATGAAGGGGAGGTTTACCTGGGGAAAGAATTCTTAGCCCTGCAAAATCTGATTTTgaggatttgaattttcaaaggcTAAGATCATTCGATTGTTTCTAAATTTGGATCTTCatttattcttgaaaattctgaATACAAAGTTGCAAAGCTTTGCTGTACCATTAGATAGACTATTGAGATAGGAAACTGCAGCAGTAGCATCAAGGAAACGATGTATTCTACTCTAGGTTTCTTATTTCTACATTTCCACAAGAAGCTTGTGACTAGCCATTGCCTGAAGGCCATGAGTCTggtatttaaatttaattcacaAAGTATTCattgttcaatgaaaaaacacacaggaaaaaacaatatttaccTCATTACTGAAATCGTATACTCGCATAAGCAAAGTAATAAGCTATTTGAAATTGTTATGGATGAGATGAGAGTGAAACTTCTCCATAATTTctcataaataatgaaatgaaaaaaaggacaaaaattcaagaaataatCCTATTGTTGAAATAAGATTTGCTACTGAAATGCCTTCTGCGAATAGCCATCAAGTTATTTCCTGATTGTGGATAATTTTCAACAAGTCATCTCCAAAAAACTACAGAATAGCTATTAAATTCCTTGTGTGGGTTTAACTATTGGCTACGAGCCCTCTTGATTGTTTTTCCTCTCCTATTCTCCACGTGTTTCAACCGTTAACTTCGCCATTCTCCCTCTTCAACTCTTCATCCTCAATTTGTACTTCATTTTCTTAGGAACGAAGTATCAATGACCTGACATAAAGTGAAAAGTCCAGGAATAATATGTATTCAACGGTTTCTAGTCTTCAGGAGCCGTTAAGATCGCATACAAATTTGTTTCCATTGAAAACTAATTTTCAGGTTTTCACTTACGAAGGCCTGGGGACACTGTCAAAAATCGCTCCTCCAAATTCTAATAGTTATTCATATTCagaattatcattgataattattattatcgatCGAAAGCAAAAATAGGAGGGTTTGGCGTGAGTGTGGTATAGGATTCCAATAGAAGATGTAGCTGTGGAGACCAGAGGGTAGTCCGTGCGTGAATGTCGCTGCGTCAGCTAATGTCGCACAGCTTCTCACAA of Diachasmimorpha longicaudata isolate KC_UGA_2023 chromosome 3, iyDiaLong2, whole genome shotgun sequence contains these proteins:
- the LOC135159941 gene encoding telomerase-binding protein EST1A-like isoform X5; this encodes MANHDKGRRKWGGISQDNSDSKIEKDRSMGGRGIGPRGPQPLYTPGSGPLKKTGHQCDDYPNDTPIYRHDRPKASSVQDRLKVSQYNNTNNSQKSQDNLADKRSDVHINYRQNSDQGKGNHYGDPRRRNKKPEQQLYVPKKVQEALAERVVANRSPLPQTWDRSRERDDWDTQSSRSHRPVRQNRPPDPSRSSDRPQKRFPPRSNRKTSETDDSWRPESPRSYQNHHRNVRQGSEPPTSPQLSQNYQNHHEPPRIRDTRSVEPSYEKFPRKPPLGHKHLSKVFSKLESLPPRLQRKHLAENGIDLPPPNPEETWDPAKSIFYAQIHHQTYYPSNPSTAPPPPQQWSNTVPVRSRGRGRLRQDNLEPANPRPSTPDQYSAPSSRSHTPSQELMTRSYERRGSNSTMYTSMESLSRMDVGPSSYNSDNYTRRAPSPKPNDTSEHQNLARENQNSSTSRGEVFSSFSDRPSETLDWSEEVELSERAENERLSRSSSISSFRENASISGHSCNAPVNRNRSQKKKKRERRRSRGDRSNSRDKTRENSHERTKNQQNRENDNYNNNQNNGARRYERRAGNRNIMNRSRENSKDRGFSRMRNENTEENWRTGKRISVCESDDGKRPPLNTNINAVTGNPPGRIDGQTPGVLVLPEQTVVSPPVSNKLDNRGQGSANRKTLFDPNNPNKPIEIVPSPGSRASVGEAPGQLPGGQQGSGPYVPSHFQQSLQVDGVSPTYIADQLVNSVPSWYDPCSESLRSAKNPCLLMGIETMDRELYRLLSSGRLATNWDRVAFLRHSLQQSLQNLLETDMKFCQSENVEQHFWKILFYNIIEMLRKIVVKEGPAGRELCKRIMLKIIDDGTVYFENLLVVLETTYKFKLEVFLSSSETSKGLGFVGLALISAQKIFLFLGDLARYKEQANETTNYGKSRRWYLKAQQINPKNGRPYNQLALLAHYARRKLDAVYYYMRSLMASNPLHSARESLIALFDENRKKYLHYYESTERKRKEEREWKERARMKEKEGANNLSGGLRRETWIHPGGRRMRRTTSAASAAEAKLAQSDLEELAQLSSVEVNKRFVTSYLHVHGKLITKIGMETFQEAAIQMLREFRALLQHSPLPLPGTRLLQLLALNMFAIETTQLKDSQMEQGYRSEVQERALVVSLQMFNLILERGCALLKEQIDNDEQPRLVLDDDMQVLLPAIKIWCDWMLCHSSVWNPPPSCTDYRVGPPGDAWSRLAMMVNLLDKLPWPRYVIIRTSEVCGRTTELNLVKLPEDSTLSGFTPLMSNPQEPSYALKTEDTERAQVCLRIHKILFFAQGFLCGLETPVLKLQKSETGISEYVSLVEASSASVPSSPPEQSDSEILVDSYSEDDGDDPGSSTKRFSSTVPKDLTSPPEIRSLIERKEELERRQRKQERHRQRVQAILLKSSVSVEIEVRPRQLVPDTNCFIDYLGQLQSITKATSGAQPLFTLMIPLVGFRVVHGKKFFMDYLGGWNNVKNSCGGVETDYR
- the LOC135159941 gene encoding telomerase-binding protein EST1A-like isoform X7, translating into MANHDKGRRKWGGISQDNSDSKIEKDRSMGGRGIGPRGPQPLYTPGSGPLKKTGHQCDDYPNDTPIYRHDRPKASSVQDRLKVSQYNNTNNSQKSQDNLADKRSDVHINYRQNSDQGKGNHYGDPRRRNKKPEQQLYVPKKVQEALAERVVANRSPLPQTWDRSRERDDWDTQSSRSHRPVRQNRPPDPSRSSDRPQKRFPPRSNRKTSETDDSWRPESPRSYQNHHRNVRQGSEPPTSPQLSQNYQNHHEPPRIRDTRSVEPSYEKFPRKPPLGHKHLSKVFSKLESLPPRLQRKHLAENGIDLPPPNPEETWDPAKSIFYAQIHHQTYYPSNPSTAPPPPQQWSNTVPVRSRGRGRLRQDNLEPANPRPSTPDQYSAPSSRSHTPSQELMTRSYERRGSNSTMYTSMESLSRMDVGPSSYNSDNYTRRAPSPKPNDTSEHQNLARENQNSSTSRGEVFSSFSDRPSETLDWSEEVELSERAENERLSRSSSISSFRENASISGHSCNAPVNRNRSQKKKKRERRRSRGDRSNSRDKTRENSHERTKNQQNRENDNYNNNQNNGARRYERRAGNRNIMNRSRENSKDRGFSRMRNENTEENWRTGKRISVCESDDGKRPPLNTNINAVTGNPPGRIDGQTPGVLVLPEQTVVSPPVSNKLDNRGQGSANRKTLFDPNNPNKPIEIVPSPGSRASVGEAPGQLPGGQQGSGPYVPSHFQQSLQVDGVSPTYIADQLVNSVPSWYDPCSESLRSAKNPCLLMGIETMDRELYRLLSSGRLATNWDRVAFLRHSLQQSLQNLLETDMKFCQSENVEQHFWKILFYNIIEMLRKIVVKEGPAGRELCKRIMLKIIDDGTVYFENLLVVLETTYKFKLEVFLSSSETSKGLGFVGLALISAQKIFLFLGDLARYKEQANETTNYGKSRRWYLKAQQINPKNGRPYNQLALLAHYARRKLDAVYYYMRSLMASNPLHSARESLIALFDENRKKYLHYYESTERKRKEEREWKERARMKEKEGANNLSGGLRRETWIHPGGRRMRRTTSAASAAEAKLAQSDLEELAQLSSVEVNKRFVTSYLHVHGKLITKIGMETFQEAAIQMLREFRALLQHSPLPLPGTRLLQLLALNMFAIETTQLKDSQMEQGYRSEVQERALVVSLQMFNLILERGCALLKEQIDNDEQPRLVLDDDMQVLLPAIKIWCDWMLCHSSVWNPPPSCTDYRVGPPGDAWSRLAMMVNLLDKLPWPRYVIIRTSEVCGRTTELNLVKLPEDSTLSGFTPLMSNPQEPSYALKTEDTERAQVCLRIHKILFFAQGFLCGLETPVLKLQKSETGISEYVSLVEASSASVPSSPPEQSDSEILVDSYSEDDGDDPGSSTKRFSSTVPKDLTSPPEIRSLIERKEELERRQRKQERHRQRVQAILLKSSVSVEIEVRPRQLVPDTNCFIDYLGQLQSITKATSGAQPLFTLMIPLVGLLPITGLSIFMEKWFL
- the LOC135159941 gene encoding telomerase-binding protein EST1A-like isoform X1, with the protein product MANHDKGRRKWGGISQDNSDSKIEKDRSMGGRGIGPRGPQPLYTPGSGPLKKTGHQCDDYPNDTPIYRHDRPKASSVQDRLKVSQYNNTNNSQKSQDNLADKRSDVHINYRQNSDQGKGNHYGDPRRRNKKPEQQLYVPKKVQEALAERVVANRSPLPQTWDRSRERDDWDTQSSRSHRPVRQNRPPDPSRSSDRPQKRFPPRSNRKTSETDDSWRPESPRSYQNHHRNVRQGSEPPTSPQLSQNYQNHHEPPRIRDTRSVEPSYEKFPRKPPLGHKHLSKVFSKLESLPPRLQRKHLAENGIDLPPPNPEETWDPAKSIFYAQIHHQTYYPSNPSTAPPPPQQWSNTVPVRSRGRGRLRQDNLEPANPRPSTPDQYSAPSSRSHTPSQELMTRSYERRGSNSTMYTSMESLSRMDVGPSSYNSDNYTRRAPSPKPNDTSEHQNLARENQNSSTSRGEVFSSFSDRPSETLDWSEEVELSERAENERLSRSSSISSFRENASISGHSCNAPVNRNRSQKKKKRERRRSRGDRSNSRDKTRENSHERTKNQQNRENDNYNNNQNNGARRYERRAGNRNIMNRSRENSKDRGFSRMRNENTEENWRTGKRISVCESDDGKRPPLNTNINAVTGNPPGRIDGQTPGVLVLPEQTVVSPPVSNKLDNRGQGSANRKTLFDPNNPNKPIEIVPSPGSRASVGEAPGQLPGGQQGSGPYVPSHFQQSLQVDGVSPTYIADQLVNSVPSWYDPCSESLRSAKNPCLLMGIETMDRELYRLLSSGRLATNWDRVAFLRHSLQQSLQNLLETDMKFCQSENVEQHFWKILFYNIIEMLRKIVVKEGPAGRELCKRIMLKIIDDGTVYFENLLVVLETTYKFKLEVFLSSSETSKGLGFVGLALISAQKIFLFLGDLARYKEQANETTNYGKSRRWYLKAQQINPKNGRPYNQLALLAHYARRKLDAVYYYMRSLMASNPLHSARESLIALFDENRKKYLHYYESTERKRKEEREWKERARMKEKEGANNLSGGLRRETWIHPGGRRMRRTTSAASAAEAKLAQSDLEELAQLSSVEVNKRFVTSYLHVHGKLITKIGMETFQEAAIQMLREFRALLQHSPLPLPGTRLLQLLALNMFAIETTQLKDSQMEQGYRSEVQERALVVSLQMFNLILERGCALLKEQIDNDEQPRLVLDDDMQVLLPAIKIWCDWMLCHSSVWNPPPSCTDYRVGPPGDAWSRLAMMVNLLDKLPWPRYVIIRTSEVCGRTTELNLVKLPEDSTLSGFTPLMSNPQEPSYALKTEDTERAQVCLRIHKILFFAQGFLCGLETPVLKLQKSETGISEYVSLVEASSASVPSSPPEQSDSEILVDSYSEDDGDDPGSSTKRFSSTVPKDLTSPPEIRSLIERKEELERRQRKQERHRQRVQAILLKSSVSVEIEVRPRQLVPDTNCFIDYLGQLQSITKATSGAQPLFTLMIPLVVLNELEGLARGADPRDCTPNSRATLNPEHVVRVAESAKSALSFARSRNPAIRCLTTRGTVLSSSTFTVEEDTSLDGLTRNDDRILATCLSLCKGANKDQVVVEEGQPRRLRREVVLLTEDRNLRVKALARDVPVREVPDFIQWAGLG
- the LOC135159941 gene encoding telomerase-binding protein EST1A-like isoform X6, which gives rise to MANHDKGRRKWGGISQDNSDSKIEKDRSMGGRGIGPRGPQPLYTPGSGPLKKTGHQCDDYPNDTPIYRHDRPKASSVQDRLKVSQYNNTNNSQKSQDNLADKRSDVHINYRQNSDQGKGNHYGDPRRRNKKPEQQLYVPKKVQEALAERVVANRSPLPQTWDRSRERDDWDTQSSRSHRPVRQNRPPDPSRSSDRPQKRFPPRSNRKTSETDDSWRPESPRSYQNHHRNVRQGSEPPTSPQLSQNYQNHHEPPRIRDTRSVEPSYEKFPRKPPLGHKHLSKVFSKLESLPPRLQRKHLAENGIDLPPPNPEETWDPAKSIFYAQIHHQTYYPSNPSTAPPPPQQWSNTVPVRSRGRGRLRQDNLEPANPRPSTPDQYSAPSSRSHTPSQELMTRSYERRGSNSTMYTSMESLSRMDVGPSSYNSDNYTRRAPSPKPNDTSEHQNLARENQNSSTSRGEVFSSFSDRPSETLDWSEEVELSERAENERLSRSSSISSFRENASISGHSCNAPVNRNRSQKKKKRERRRSRGDRSNSRDKTRENSHERTKNQQNRENDNYNNNQNNGARRYERRAGNRNIMNRSRENSKDRGFSRMRNENTEENWRTGKRISVCESDDGKRPPLNTNINAVTGNPPGRIDGQTPGVLVLPEQTVVSPPVSNKLDNRGQGSANRKTLFDPNNPNKPIEIVPSPGSRASVGEAPGQLPGGQQGSGPYVPSHFQQSLQVDGVSPTYIADQLVNSVPSWYDPCSESLRSAKNPCLLMGIETMDRELYRLLSSGRLATNWDRVAFLRHSLQQSLQNLLETDMKFCQSENVEQHFWKILFYNIIEMLRKIVVKEGPAGRELCKRIMLKIIDDGTVYFENLLVVLETTYKFKLEVFLSSSETSKGLGFVGLALISAQKIFLFLGDLARYKEQANETTNYGKSRRWYLKAQQINPKNGRPYNQLALLAHYARRKLDAVYYYMRSLMASNPLHSARESLIALFDENRKKYLHYYESTERKRKEEREWKERARMKEKEGANNLSGGLRRETWIHPGGRRMRRTTSAASAAEAKLAQSDLEELAQLSSVEVNKRFVTSYLHVHGKLITKIGMETFQEAAIQMLREFRALLQHSPLPLPGTRLLQLLALNMFAIETTQLKDSQMEQGYRSEVQERALVVSLQMFNLILERGCALLKEQIDNDEQPRLVLDDDMQVLLPAIKIWCDWMLCHSSVWNPPPSCTDYRVGPPGDAWSRLAMMVNLLDKLPWPRYVIIRTSEVCGRTTELNLVKLPEDSTLSGFTPLMSNPQEPSYALKTEDTERAQVCLRIHKILFFAQGFLCGLETPVLKLQKSETGISEYVSLVEASSASVPSSPPEQSDSEILVDSYSEDDGDDPGSSTKRFSSTVPKDLTSPPEIRSLIERKEELERRQRKQERHRQRVQAILLKSSVSVEIEVRPRQLVPDTNCFIDYLGQLQSITKATSGAQPLFTLMIPLVGRQFTLPVSQIIDQRLSEAAETISNGRIDFK
- the LOC135159941 gene encoding telomerase-binding protein EST1A-like isoform X2, which gives rise to MANHDKGRRKWGGISQDNSDSKIEKDRSMGGRGIGPRGPQPLYTPGSGPLKKTGHQCDDYPNDTPIYRHDRPKASSVQDRLKVSQYNNTNNSQKSQDNLADKRSDVHINYRQNSDQGKGNHYGDPRRRNKKPEQQLYVPKKVQEALAERVVANRSPLPQTWDRSRERDDWDTQSSRSHRPVRQNRPPDPSRSSDRPQKRFPPRSNRKTSETDDSWRPESPRSYQNHHRNVRQGSEPPTSPQLSQNYQNHHEPPRIRDTRSVEPSYEKFPRKPPLGHKHLSKVFSKLESLPPRLQRKHLAENGIDLPPPNPEETWDPAKSIFYAQIHHQTYYPSNPSTAPPPPQQWSNTVPVRSRGRGRLRQDNLEPANPRPSTPDQYSAPSSRSHTPSQELMTRSYERRGSNSTMYTSMESLSRMDVGPSSYNSDNYTRRAPSPKPNDTSEHQNLARENQNSSTSRGEVFSSFSDRPSETLDWSEEVELSERAENERLSRSSSISSFRENASISGHSCNAPVNRNRSQKKKKRERRRSRGDRSNSRDKTRENSHERTKNQQNRENDNYNNNQNNGARRYERRAGNRNIMNRSRENSKDRGFSRMRNENTEENWRTGKRISVCESDDGKRPPLNTNINAVTGNPPGRIDGQTPGVLVLPEQTVVSPPVSNKLDNRGQGSANRKTLFDPNNPNKPIEIVPSPGSRASVGEAPGQLPGGQQGSGPYVPSHFQQSLQVDGVSPTYIADQLVNSVPSWYDPCSESLRSAKNPCLLMGIETMDRELYRLLSSGRLATNWDRVAFLRHSLQQSLQNLLETDMKFCQSENVEQHFWKILFYNIIEMLRKIVVKEGPAGRELCKRIMLKIIDDGTVYFENLLVVLETTYKFKLEVFLSSSETSKGLGFVGLALISAQKIFLFLGDLARYKEQANETTNYGKSRRWYLKAQQINPKNGRPYNQLALLAHYARRKLDAVYYYMRSLMASNPLHSARESLIALFDENRKKYESTERKRKEEREWKERARMKEKEGANNLSGGLRRETWIHPGGRRMRRTTSAASAAEAKLAQSDLEELAQLSSVEVNKRFVTSYLHVHGKLITKIGMETFQEAAIQMLREFRALLQHSPLPLPGTRLLQLLALNMFAIETTQLKDSQMEQGYRSEVQERALVVSLQMFNLILERGCALLKEQIDNDEQPRLVLDDDMQVLLPAIKIWCDWMLCHSSVWNPPPSCTDYRVGPPGDAWSRLAMMVNLLDKLPWPRYVIIRTSEVCGRTTELNLVKLPEDSTLSGFTPLMSNPQEPSYALKTEDTERAQVCLRIHKILFFAQGFLCGLETPVLKLQKSETGISEYVSLVEASSASVPSSPPEQSDSEILVDSYSEDDGDDPGSSTKRFSSTVPKDLTSPPEIRSLIERKEELERRQRKQERHRQRVQAILLKSSVSVEIEVRPRQLVPDTNCFIDYLGQLQSITKATSGAQPLFTLMIPLVVLNELEGLARGADPRDCTPNSRATLNPEHVVRVAESAKSALSFARSRNPAIRCLTTRGTVLSSSTFTVEEDTSLDGLTRNDDRILATCLSLCKGANKDQVVVEEGQPRRLRREVVLLTEDRNLRVKALARDVPVREVPDFIQWAGLG